The Danio rerio strain Tuebingen ecotype United States chromosome 20, GRCz12tu, whole genome shotgun sequence genome contains the following window.
TTTGACAATATGCTCTGTTTTTGGTTGGTTTAGATGTCTTGTGGTTGATGAACTTCACTAACAGAGCAATTGCACAAGAATTTATCCTAAAAAATCCACCAAGTTTTATTGATATATGTTTGAAACATGCTTAAAGTTTCAtatgcatttctgtgtgtgttttaggtaTTGTGTTGATTTGCACCGTCCTGACCAATGCCTTGGTGCTCATCTGCATAGTGGCTGCCCACATGTCACAGCTGGGCATGTCTGCGATGGGAATGGGTGGAACAAGCTTCGTTGATGCTATCATTCCTTTCGAGGGGACGGAGCTGCAGACGGTGCGTAATCTTGACATGCAGTACGGACAAATGAGAGCACCTGGAGTCTATGGAGGCGTGGCCTTCAGCCTCACTTTCGGTGCTCTTTCGCTCCTATTCGTAGTTTCCAGTGGCAAACCCGCTCACGTGCTTCCACGGAAGCTCCTGATTGGACAGTTTGCATTCCAGATCATTGGTGCAGTGGCTTACGTGATTGCGGTGGGTTTGTACCTGCACCTTGTGATCTCTGTGAACTCAACCGAAATGTGCATTATGCGCGAACGACTGTACGCTCGTAACGGATATACCTGGATGAATTGTAGTGTGAATGGGGGGGACGCATCCGTAGCACTGTTTGGAATCATAACCGCAATTCTGTATGCCGTTGGTGCTGTTTTTACTGCCAAAACAATCCGGGATGTCGATCGTTTTCTTAAGGAGCGTGATCACTTCGAAGCTGAACAAAGAGAGGAACCCAGAGGTCCTCAGACGAGACCTCTTAATTCTGACATTTACATCTGAGTTGTGGAGCATAAGCACTATGGACTGTACATAAActgattttaattttgttttatgtttttaggATTCTTTTTTACTTTTAGGACTTTTTATGCGTATTAGAATGCAATTGATCTCAGGATTtagttattaatttagttttgtttttaaaaatgttttaattaataaatattgaataCAGTACAAAAATGAGACTGTGGCATTTAActttattaaccctcctgtcgtGTTCACATCTTGCCCCTTGCTTTAGTGTTCCCGTACAAAATTGACCGGTCTGTTTTAATGGTAGTGATGGCTTGTTCATGAACGATTCggtcattttgaacgaatcttcaatatgacgaAATAATCTTTAAtatgaagaaataatattatcaaacatactgtgaaaatgtccttgccctgttaaacataatttgggaaatatttaaaaattaaaaataaataaataaataaataaataaataaataaataaataaataaataaataaataaataaataaatcaaagggggcgaataattctgacttgtgcATTCAGGCACAAAAAAAGTACAATTCTAACTTTAATCAAGAATATTTTTACTGAATTAATACAATGAGGCCTATACAGTTTTTGTGCCTGAATACTGTTTCACTCCAGAAAATcacaaagcactgtttattttactttttttcattgCTCTATTGGAATTAttttgcttgcaatttgtttattttttatacatggt
Protein-coding sequences here:
- the si:ch211-191a24.4 gene encoding uncharacterized protein isoform X2, whose protein sequence is MSQPPRNQRTHRERNGEERRQNGEKRDRDPRSQQDRPSDRRPGNERTRSSGQSSYQTRGSQRPARSTSQREHMESKCTYICSRRGIVLICTVLTNALVLICIVAAHMSQLGMSAMGMGGTSFVDAIIPFEGTELQTVRNLDMQYGQMRAPGVYGGVAFSLTFGALSLLFVVSSGKPAHVLPRKLLIGQFAFQIIGAVAYVIAVGLYLHLVISVNSTEMCIMRERLYARNGYTWMNCSVNGGDASVALFGIITAILYAVGAVFTAKTIRDVDRFLKERDHFEAEQREEPRGPQTRPLNSDIYI
- the si:ch211-191a24.4 gene encoding uncharacterized protein LOC100150331 (The RefSeq protein has 4 substitutions compared to this genomic sequence), with the translated sequence MSQPPRNQRTHRERNGEERRQNGEKRDRDPRSQQDRPSDRRPGNERTRSSGQSSYQTRGSQRPARSTSQREHMESKCTYICSRRGIVLICTILTNALVLICIVAAHMSQLGMSAMGMGGTSFIDAIIPFEGTELQTVRNLDMQYGQMRAPGVYGGVAFSLTFGALSLLFVVSSGKPAHVLPRKLLIGQFAFQIIGAVAYVIAVGLYLHLVISVNSTDVCIMRERLYARNGYTWMNCSVNGGDASVALFGIITAILYAVGAVFTAKTIRDVDRFLKERDHFEAEQREEPRGPQTRPLNSDIYI